From one Catenuloplanes nepalensis genomic stretch:
- a CDS encoding thioredoxin domain-containing protein, translated as MNRLADATSPYLLQHKDNPVDWWPWGEEAFAEARRRDVPVLISVGYAACHWCHVMAHESFEDEAIAHLVNEGFVAIKVDREERPDVDAVYMTATQAMSGQGGWPMTVFATPSGDPFFCGTYYPRPTFAGLLTSVTKAWREQRDDVVKQGAAVVTAIGGAQLAGGPTAPISAELLDAAATRLAAEHDERAGGFGGAPKFPPHMNLLFLLRHWQRTGDARSLEIVRHTAESMARGGIYDQLAGGFARYSVDAHWTVPHFEKMLYDNALLLRVYAELWRLTGDPLARRIADEIVSFLARDLLTDDGGYASALDADTDGVEGLTYAWTPDQLREVLGDSDGTWAADLFQVTPGGTFEHGSSVLVLARDIDDAAPEITARWRDVRKRLLAARAGRPQPARDDKIVAAWNGLAVTALAHYAMALEGTEKPAEGHPETLGERTVAYGGALMTARALAERHLVDGRLRRVSRDGMVGTPAGVLEDYGCVAEAFCAMHELTGKGEWLERAGALLDTALARFGNGAGGFFDTADDAEKLVTRPADPTDNATPAGLSAMANALIAYSALTGETSYRDAAEAALRTIAPIADRHPRFAGYSLAAAEALVSGPFEIAVVTGEPETDPLVTAARKLAPPGAVVVAGLPDQPGVPLLADRPMLDGKSTAYVCRGFVCDRPVTSEEELAARLR; from the coding sequence ATGAATCGGCTCGCGGACGCCACTTCGCCCTATCTGCTCCAGCACAAGGACAATCCGGTCGACTGGTGGCCGTGGGGCGAGGAGGCGTTCGCGGAGGCGCGCCGGCGGGACGTGCCGGTGCTGATCTCGGTCGGCTACGCGGCCTGCCACTGGTGTCACGTGATGGCGCACGAGTCGTTCGAGGACGAGGCGATCGCGCATCTGGTCAACGAGGGCTTCGTGGCGATCAAGGTCGACCGGGAGGAGCGGCCGGACGTCGACGCGGTGTACATGACCGCCACGCAGGCGATGAGCGGGCAGGGCGGCTGGCCGATGACGGTCTTCGCCACGCCGTCCGGTGATCCGTTCTTCTGCGGCACCTACTACCCGCGGCCCACGTTCGCCGGGCTCCTGACGTCGGTGACCAAGGCGTGGCGGGAGCAGCGGGACGACGTGGTCAAGCAGGGCGCGGCCGTCGTCACCGCGATCGGCGGCGCGCAACTGGCCGGCGGGCCGACCGCGCCGATCTCCGCGGAGCTGCTGGACGCGGCCGCGACCCGGCTGGCCGCGGAGCACGACGAGCGGGCCGGCGGGTTCGGTGGTGCGCCGAAGTTCCCGCCGCACATGAACCTGCTGTTCCTGCTGCGGCACTGGCAGCGCACCGGGGACGCGCGGTCGCTGGAGATCGTGCGGCACACCGCGGAGTCGATGGCTCGCGGCGGCATCTACGACCAGCTGGCCGGCGGGTTCGCGCGGTATTCGGTCGACGCGCACTGGACCGTGCCGCACTTCGAGAAGATGCTGTACGACAACGCGCTGCTGCTGCGCGTCTACGCGGAACTGTGGCGGCTGACCGGCGACCCGCTGGCCCGCCGGATCGCGGACGAGATCGTGTCGTTCCTGGCCCGGGACCTGCTGACCGACGACGGTGGTTACGCGTCCGCGCTGGACGCGGACACCGACGGCGTGGAAGGGCTGACCTACGCCTGGACGCCGGACCAACTGCGCGAGGTGCTCGGCGACTCCGACGGCACCTGGGCCGCCGACCTGTTCCAGGTGACGCCGGGCGGCACGTTCGAGCACGGCTCGAGCGTGCTGGTCCTGGCCAGGGACATCGACGACGCGGCCCCGGAGATCACCGCGCGCTGGCGGGACGTGCGCAAACGTCTGCTCGCGGCGCGCGCGGGCCGTCCGCAGCCGGCCCGCGACGACAAGATCGTGGCGGCCTGGAACGGGCTGGCGGTGACCGCGCTGGCGCACTACGCGATGGCGCTGGAGGGCACCGAGAAGCCCGCCGAGGGCCATCCGGAGACGCTGGGCGAGCGCACGGTGGCGTACGGCGGCGCGCTGATGACCGCCCGGGCGCTGGCCGAGCGGCACCTGGTCGACGGCCGGCTGCGGCGCGTCTCCCGGGACGGCATGGTGGGCACCCCGGCCGGCGTGCTGGAGGACTACGGCTGCGTGGCCGAGGCGTTCTGCGCGATGCACGAGCTGACCGGCAAGGGCGAGTGGCTGGAGCGCGCCGGTGCGCTGCTGGACACCGCGCTCGCCCGCTTCGGCAACGGCGCCGGCGGGTTCTTCGACACCGCGGACGACGCGGAGAAGCTGGTCACCCGGCCGGCGGACCCGACCGACAACGCCACCCCGGCCGGGCTGTCGGCGATGGCGAACGCGCTGATCGCCTACTCCGCGCTGACCGGCGAGACGAGCTACCGGGACGCGGCCGAGGCGGCGCTGCGCACGATCGCGCCGATCGCGGACAGGCATCCGCGGTTCGCCGGTTACTCGCTGGCCGCGGCGGAGGCACTGGTCTCCGGGCCGTTCGAGATCGCGGTGGTCACCGGCGAACCCGAGACGGACCCGCTGGTCACGGCCGCGCGCAAGCTGGCCCCGCCCGGCGCGGTGGTGGTCGCGGGCCTGCCGGACCAGCCGGGTGTGCCACTGCTCGCGGACCGGCCGATGCTCGATGGAAAGTCCACCGCCTATGTGTGCCGCGGCTTCGTCTGCGACCGCCCGGTCACCTCGGAGGAGGAGCTGGCGGCCAGGCTACGCTGA
- a CDS encoding STAS domain-containing protein, with protein MTGTHILVRGPARLEAVGEFDHDNRHQIVAAVWQVIADGHPHITIDFGAVTLIDASTVRALLACRHLAVAHGGGLRILRANGVVEFVLDTTGAAAALGLRPAQNTP; from the coding sequence GTGACCGGAACACACATCCTCGTTCGCGGGCCCGCCCGCCTGGAGGCGGTCGGCGAGTTCGACCACGACAACCGACACCAGATCGTCGCCGCGGTGTGGCAGGTGATCGCCGACGGGCACCCGCACATCACGATCGACTTCGGTGCCGTCACGCTGATCGACGCCAGCACGGTCCGGGCGCTGCTGGCCTGCCGGCACCTGGCCGTCGCGCACGGCGGCGGCCTGCGCATCCTGCGCGCGAACGGCGTGGTCGAGTTCGTGCTGGACACGACCGGCGCCGCGGCCGCGCTCGGTCTCCGGCCTGCCCAGAACACGCCCTAG
- the purE gene encoding 5-(carboxyamino)imidazole ribonucleotide mutase, with product MVSVGVIMGSDSDWPVMKAAAEALDEFGVAHEVRVISAHRTPQGMLDYATGAAGRGLQVIIAGAGGAAHLPGMVASATPLPVIGVPVPLKHLDGMDSLMSIVQMPSGIPVATVSIAGARNAGLLAVRILAASDPALQAKVTEFQAALTEMVAEKDAKLRASLG from the coding sequence ATGGTAAGCGTTGGCGTGATCATGGGTTCGGACTCGGACTGGCCGGTCATGAAGGCCGCGGCCGAGGCGCTGGACGAGTTCGGCGTCGCGCACGAGGTCCGGGTGATCTCCGCGCACCGCACGCCGCAGGGCATGCTCGACTACGCCACCGGCGCGGCCGGACGCGGCCTCCAGGTGATCATCGCGGGTGCGGGCGGCGCCGCCCACCTGCCCGGCATGGTCGCGTCCGCGACGCCGCTGCCGGTGATCGGCGTGCCGGTGCCGCTGAAACACCTCGACGGCATGGACTCGCTGATGTCGATCGTGCAGATGCCGTCCGGCATCCCGGTCGCGACCGTGTCGATCGCGGGCGCGCGCAACGCGGGCCTGCTCGCGGTGCGCATCCTGGCCGCCTCCGACCCGGCGCTGCAGGCGAAGGTGACCGAGTTCCAGGCCGCGCTGACCGAGATGGTGGCGGAGAAGGACGCGAAGCTGCGTGCGTCCCTCGGCTAG
- a CDS encoding 5-(carboxyamino)imidazole ribonucleotide synthase, with protein MDTRTGLPVVGMVGGGQLARMTHQAAIALGQSLRVLAQSPDDGAALVAADVQIGEHTDLAALREFAKSCDVVTFDHEHVPSAHIRALAAEGFAVHPGADALQFAQDKLLMRTRLTELGFPAPRWRTVEGLDDLVSFGDETGWPVIAKATRGGYDGRGVFPLSDADEAAALVATGTPLIVEERVRLVRELAVLCARSPFGQVAAYPVVETVQRDGICVEVLAPAPDLSEELAVAAQELAIGVAKQLGVVGLLAVELFETADGLLVNELAMRPHNSGHWTIEGARTSQFEQHLRAVLDYPLGETSLAAPAVVMANLLGGEPGGMSIDERLHHLFAEDPGIKVHLYGKQVRPGRKIGHVTALGSDMTSVRARAVRAAKWLQEGQW; from the coding sequence ATGGATACCCGAACCGGTCTGCCCGTTGTCGGCATGGTGGGCGGTGGCCAGCTGGCCCGGATGACCCACCAGGCCGCGATCGCCCTCGGCCAGTCACTGCGTGTGCTGGCACAGTCCCCCGACGACGGCGCCGCGCTGGTCGCCGCGGACGTCCAGATCGGTGAGCACACCGACCTGGCCGCGCTGCGCGAGTTCGCGAAGTCGTGCGACGTGGTCACGTTCGACCACGAGCACGTGCCGTCCGCGCACATCCGGGCGCTGGCCGCCGAGGGGTTCGCGGTGCATCCGGGTGCGGACGCGCTGCAGTTCGCGCAGGACAAGCTGCTGATGCGCACGCGCCTGACCGAGCTGGGTTTTCCGGCGCCGCGCTGGCGTACCGTCGAGGGCCTTGATGATCTCGTGTCCTTCGGCGACGAGACCGGCTGGCCGGTGATCGCGAAGGCGACCCGCGGTGGTTACGACGGACGCGGCGTCTTCCCGCTCTCCGACGCGGACGAGGCCGCGGCGCTGGTCGCGACCGGCACACCGCTGATCGTCGAGGAGCGGGTGCGGCTGGTCCGGGAGCTGGCCGTACTATGCGCGCGGTCGCCGTTCGGGCAGGTCGCGGCGTACCCGGTGGTCGAGACCGTGCAGCGGGACGGCATCTGCGTGGAGGTGCTGGCCCCGGCGCCGGACCTCTCCGAGGAGCTGGCCGTGGCCGCGCAGGAGTTGGCGATAGGCGTCGCGAAGCAGCTCGGCGTGGTCGGCCTGCTCGCGGTCGAGTTGTTCGAGACCGCGGACGGCTTGCTGGTCAACGAGCTGGCGATGCGCCCGCACAACTCCGGTCACTGGACGATCGAGGGCGCGCGGACGTCGCAGTTCGAGCAGCACCTGCGCGCGGTGCTGGACTATCCGCTGGGCGAGACGTCGCTCGCCGCACCGGCCGTGGTGATGGCGAACCTGCTCGGTGGCGAACCCGGTGGCATGAGCATCGACGAGCGGCTGCACCACCTGTTCGCCGAAGATCCAGGGATCAAGGTTCACCTGTACGGCAAGCAGGTCCGCCCCGGCCGCAAGATCGGGCACGTGACCGCGCTGGGTTCCGACATGACTTCGGTACGGGCGCGGGCCGTCCGTGCCGCCAAGTGGCTGCAAGAGGGACAATGGTAA
- a CDS encoding helix-turn-helix transcriptional regulator, with protein MATVFQTTDVDAAHEFLCRAYGRLRLRVTNGEHHARFGHYALGAAQLHRNSFRMSIDVDSAPQQTLIFGRVAGGHIAFRTRGPVRVYGRPGEVFTAVQPGEPHRAALEDADLELAVLEPGLVAEVADGAPGRAAHPIRFAANVPVPARSAWLWSTTYDYVLGCVAAAPEAVAEPLVAGSMARLLAATALAVFPHDGPDEPTIEDRRDAHPVPLRRAVAFIDDNAHRDISPADIASVAHVSIRAIQLAFRRHLDTTPRGYLRRVRLAHAHRDLLAADPRDTTVMAIASRWGFADHSRFTAQYRAVYGVIPSWTLRRAG; from the coding sequence ATGGCGACCGTGTTCCAGACCACCGACGTCGATGCGGCGCACGAGTTCCTCTGCCGTGCCTACGGACGGCTGCGCCTGCGCGTCACCAACGGCGAGCACCACGCCCGGTTCGGCCACTATGCGCTCGGCGCCGCCCAGCTGCACCGCAACTCGTTCCGGATGAGCATCGACGTCGACAGCGCGCCACAGCAGACGCTCATCTTCGGCCGGGTCGCCGGCGGGCACATCGCGTTCCGGACCAGAGGCCCGGTCCGGGTGTACGGCAGACCGGGCGAGGTGTTCACCGCTGTCCAGCCCGGCGAGCCGCACCGGGCCGCCCTGGAGGACGCGGACCTGGAGCTGGCCGTGCTCGAGCCGGGACTGGTCGCCGAGGTCGCGGACGGTGCGCCCGGCCGGGCCGCCCACCCGATCCGGTTCGCCGCGAACGTGCCGGTGCCCGCGCGGTCGGCCTGGCTCTGGAGCACCACCTACGACTACGTGCTCGGCTGCGTCGCCGCCGCGCCGGAGGCGGTCGCCGAGCCGCTGGTCGCGGGCAGCATGGCCCGTCTGCTCGCGGCGACCGCGCTGGCGGTGTTCCCGCACGACGGGCCGGACGAGCCGACCATCGAGGACCGGCGGGACGCGCATCCGGTGCCGCTGCGGCGGGCGGTGGCGTTCATCGACGACAATGCGCACCGTGACATCAGCCCGGCCGACATCGCGTCCGTCGCGCACGTCTCCATCCGGGCCATCCAGCTGGCGTTCCGCCGCCACCTCGACACCACGCCGCGCGGATACCTGCGCCGGGTCCGGCTCGCGCACGCGCACCGTGACCTGCTCGCCGCGGACCCGCGCGACACGACGGTGATGGCGATCGCGAGCCGCTGGGGCTTCGCCGACCACAGCAGGTTCACCGCGCAGTACCGCGCGGTGTACGGCGTGATCCCCTCCTGGACGCTACGGCGCGCGGGCTGA